Sequence from the Parvicella tangerina genome:
CCACAACTTCAAAAGCGGTGGAAGAAGCGGGGCTTAGATTAGATGTTCATGCTCCTCAGCCAGGAGTACCTTCAATGACCATGGCTATTGAAAAATACATCAAATCGAACAAATAGAAGTGAACAAATTTATGAGTAGAGGTCGGCTGGTGCCGACCTTTTTTATTTTTTTGTACTATGAACTTCAAATTCCCCAAATCAGAGAGGCTTTCTTCAGAAACTGAAATTACCAACCTGTTTGGGAGCACTCAAAAGTTCACGCTTTATCCTTTTAAAGTTCAGTGGGAGCAGAACAACCATACCGTCAATAAACTACTGATCAGTTGTCCGAAGCGAAAGTTTAAAAAGGCTGTGGACCGAAATTTGATAAAGAGAAGAATGCGAGAGGCATATCGCTTAAACAAACATACACTACTTGAATATTGTCAAACAACCAATAAATTCTATAACATTGCTATTATCTTTATTGGTAACGAAATCCTGGATTCTGACGTTATACACAAGAAACTAAGTCAATCATTGGATAAACTGAAAGAAGAATTACTTGACCATGAATAAAAAACTCACATATTTCGTCCTCATTTTAACAGTCATTTCAGGTGGGATCATTTTCACTTCTACCAGAGAAATGAATGAGAACGATGAAAACCTATTCGAAATCTCCAAAAACATTCGGGTAATGGCTGGGGTCTATGAAAAGCTAAATACTTATTACGTGGATGAGCCCATTCCAGGAGAGTTAATGAAAACAGGCATCGATGCCATGCTGTCGTCTTTGGATCCTTACACCGTTTACATTCCTCAAAGCAAAATAGAGGATTATCGATACATGACAACTGGGCAATACGGAGGTATCGGGTCTTTGATTCAAAAACATGGAGAGTATATTGTCATCTCAGAACCTTATCAAAATTCTCCCGCTGCTAAAGCTGGTCTCAAAGCAGGAGATATTATTCTTGAAGTTGATGGAGAAGATGTGACCGGTAAGGAAGTGCCTGAGATGAGTTTATACCTGAAAGGCGGGCCAGGGACTGAGCTAACCATAAAGTACAAACGAGGATCTGAAGTAGGAGAAGTTACTTTTGAGCGAGAAGAGATCAAGGTTCCAGATGTACCCTACTACGGCATGCTTGATGAAAAAACAGGTTACGTTAAACTTAATTCATTCACGCAAACAGCCAGTCAGGAAGTAGGTGCTGCGATTCATAGCCTAAAGGATTCTAGTGGAATGACTCAGTTGGTATTTGACCTAAGAGGAAATGGCGGAGGATTACTTCATGAAGCCGTTAATATTGTGAACTTTTTTGTCCCAAAGGGACAACTAGTGGTAGAAACAAAAGGACGATTAAGCGAAATGAACCGAGCGTATAAAACACAAAACAATCCCATCGATCTGGAGATGCCCGTTGTAGTTTTAATCGATGATCACTCTGCTTCTGCAAGTGAAATTGTGAGTGGTAGTTTACAAGACCTCGATCGAGCAGTTATTATTGGTGAGAGAAGTTATGGAAAAGGACTGGTTCAGCAAACAAAGGAGCTTGAGTTTGGCAGCATGGTGAAATTGACAGTTGCTAAATACTACACCCCAAGTGGAAGATGTATTCAAAAACTAGATTATTCTCACAAGAACGCCTATGGACTTGCTGAGGAAGTGCCAGATAGTCTTATTGCTACGTTTACGACCAAAAATGGCCGGATTGTTCAAGATGGTAGAGGTGTTGCTCCCGACATCAAGATCCCTGCTGAATTCTTAAGCGTTCTCTCAACTGAACTAATAATTGGGCATCATATTTTTGATTACGCAACAGACTATGAATCAGCGCACGCAAGTATTGCTCCCGCCAAAGAATTCAGGTTAACCGATGAAGAGTTCATGGATTTCGTTGACTTTGTAAAGCTCAAAGACATCAAACATACTTCCCAATCTATGGAGGTAATGAATGAACTGAAGGAAGTAGCCAAAGAAGAAAAGTATTACGAAGATTCTAAGGAAGAGTTTGAGGCGCTTTTTAAGAAACTAACTCCTAGTCTTGAATCTGACTTACTTCGTTACAAGGTGGAGCTCAAGGAAATTCTGGAAAGCGAAATTGTTTCCAGGTACTATTATTCATCAGGAAGACTTGAAAACGCACTAGATCAAGATGAATACATCAGCGCAGCTTTAGAAGTATTTAACAATTCTGGTGAGTACAACAAAATATTATCTGGTGAGTAGTCGTTAACTGAAGCGTGATTCATCCCAAGTTTCCACATCGGCTACTTTATGTGCTGTTCATTAGCTTAATTGCTTTTGGCCTTTCCATGGGAAAATCTCTCATGAGTATTGGTGTCATCGCTATTTCTGCCAATTGGATCCTGGAAGGCAATTTCAAAGAAAAGTGGAACACGTTGAAAGACCGAAAGTTCTTGGTGGTTATTTTTCTACTATTCTTTTTAATTCATGTAGTGTGGGGAGTACTTTCAGACAACTTTACCGATGTTCTGGATGACCTTAGAAGAAAACTACCCTTTCTCGCTCTGCCTGTTACTATTGGCACTTCCAAGAAACTCAACCAAAAGGAGTTATCTGCCATTCTCATCTTTTTCCTGCTTGGATTAATGATCAGCTCAAGCATTGGATTCTATAAGTTCGTTAATCACGACTACGAGAATTATCGTGATTTATCCATCTTTATCAGCCACATACGGTTTGGACTATTCTTAGGAATGGGCGTAGGAGTAGCCTTATATTTATTTACCATAACCCAACATCTTGGTAAGTACCTCTATCTGTTACCGACCATTTACTTTCTCCTGTTCATTCGTGTGTTAGGCTCGGGAACTGGATACTTAGCTGGTGGGCTAGCTCTTGCGCTATCGCTGATCTATATTGCTAAATCCGTTAATAAGAAGTGGGTTTATTACGGTTCTATAGCTCTTTTGTTTTTAGGCGTA
This genomic interval carries:
- a CDS encoding S41 family peptidase, which produces MNKKLTYFVLILTVISGGIIFTSTREMNENDENLFEISKNIRVMAGVYEKLNTYYVDEPIPGELMKTGIDAMLSSLDPYTVYIPQSKIEDYRYMTTGQYGGIGSLIQKHGEYIVISEPYQNSPAAKAGLKAGDIILEVDGEDVTGKEVPEMSLYLKGGPGTELTIKYKRGSEVGEVTFEREEIKVPDVPYYGMLDEKTGYVKLNSFTQTASQEVGAAIHSLKDSSGMTQLVFDLRGNGGGLLHEAVNIVNFFVPKGQLVVETKGRLSEMNRAYKTQNNPIDLEMPVVVLIDDHSASASEIVSGSLQDLDRAVIIGERSYGKGLVQQTKELEFGSMVKLTVAKYYTPSGRCIQKLDYSHKNAYGLAEEVPDSLIATFTTKNGRIVQDGRGVAPDIKIPAEFLSVLSTELIIGHHIFDYATDYESAHASIAPAKEFRLTDEEFMDFVDFVKLKDIKHTSQSMEVMNELKEVAKEEKYYEDSKEEFEALFKKLTPSLESDLLRYKVELKEILESEIVSRYYYSSGRLENALDQDEYISAALEVFNNSGEYNKILSGE
- the rnpA gene encoding ribonuclease P protein component: MNFKFPKSERLSSETEITNLFGSTQKFTLYPFKVQWEQNNHTVNKLLISCPKRKFKKAVDRNLIKRRMREAYRLNKHTLLEYCQTTNKFYNIAIIFIGNEILDSDVIHKKLSQSLDKLKEELLDHE